ACCACGCCCGCGTGGACGCCGTGCTTCAAGGTCTGGGCTTCGATGCCGAGGAGTCGAAGACGCGGCTGGTATCGACGCTCTCGGGTGGGGAGCGCGGACGTGTGGGGCTGGCGGCGCAACTCATCGCGCCTGCCGACCTGCTGATGCTCGACGAACCCACCAATCACCTCGATCTCGACACCACCACCTGGCTGCAGGAGTGGCTCAAGGAGTGCGACGAAACCGTGCTCGTGGTATCGCACGATCGTGCATTCATGGATGCGGTCTGCACGAACATCCTGCACATCGAGGCGAAAACGAGCGAGGCGTACAAGGGGAACTACAGTCAGTTCGTGCCACAGCGCGCCGAACGTCGACTCACGCGCGAGCGTGAAGTGGAGAAGCAGCGCGCGTACGTGAAGAAGGAAGAGGAGTATATCCGACGGAATCTGGCCGGCGTCAATTCGTTTCAGGCGAAGGGCAAGCGCAAGCGACTCGAACGCCTGCCCCGCCTCGCGCCACCGGTGGGCGATCCGGCCGCGATGTCGCTCGAGTTCAAGATCGCCGAACGCGGCGGCGATCAGGTGGTCTCTATCAATGAACTGCGCGTCGAAGTACCGGGCCGGGTGCTCGTGGACGACTTCACGGCCACGCTGCGACGCAACGACTTCATCGCGCTGGTCGGCCCCAACGGCGCGGGCAAATCGACGTTCATCTCGACGATGCTGGGTGATCTCGCGCCGGCAAGCGGCGAGGCGCGCGTAGGTAGTTCGATCACGCCGGCGTGGTTCCGACAGGACTTGGCCGATCTCCCGCTGCGTCTGTCGCTCTCGGACGCCATTCAGGCGCAGCGGCCACTCTGGAGCCGCGGCAACATTCAGAATCATCTCGGCGCGTTCGGCTTCAGCGGCGACGAAGTGTTCCGCGAAATCCGTACCCTCAGCGGTGGCGAGCGCGCCCGCATGGCACTGGCGCTGATGACCCTCGCAGGCGCCAACCTGCTCGTGCTGGACGAACCCACCAATCACCTCGACGTCGAGAACATCGAAGTGCTCGAAGATGCGCTCGACGACTTCGACGGCACCGTCCTGCTGGTGAGCCACGACCGCGCCTTCCTGCGGCAGGTGGCCACGCGCGTGTGGTGGTTTGACGGCACGCGGCTGAAGGACTTCGACGGCCCGTTCGATGAATGGGAGGCATCGCGCGCGCGTCGCGCGTGAGCCGTCTTTGACGTGCCGGGCGCTTCGCTACTTCAGCGTCGCGGCCCGCGCGTCGAGCTGCGTGGCCAGTGCCGCCCGGTTCGTGGCCCGCAGCAGCACGGCGTAGTCACGCAGCGTCTCGGCGAGATCGGTCGAGCCGTTGCCGATTTCACGAATGGCCAGCGCCCGCTTGTAGAGTGTTTCTGCCTCGGCCCCGCGTTTGCTGTCGCGCAGCACGCCAGCCAGCCCGTTCAGCGACACCGCGATCGACGAATGCTCCGGCGTGTACAACCGCTCCTTCGCCGCCAGTGCTTGCCGGAACAGCGGCTCGGCCTCGGCGTAGCGTTTGAGCTTCCAGAGCACCTCCGCCTGATTGTTGATGACGCTCACGGTGAGCGGATGCTCCACACCATACGCGCGCTCCAAGATGGGGCGCGCGCGTCCGTAGAACGCGTCGGCCTCGGCGTACTTCCCGTCGGAGTACGCGATGGCGCCGATGTTGTTCAGCGTGCTACCCACGTCGGGGTGTTCACTCCCCAGCGACTGTTCCTGACGCTGCAGCGTGACTTTCCAGAGCGAGTCCGCCTGCGCATTCCGCTTCTGCGCGCGATACACCGCGGCGAGACCGCGCATATCACGCAGCGTGCGTGCATCGTCCGGCGACCGAGCGACCGCATCGATCGCCAAGACCCGCTGATACAACGACTCCGCTTCCGTGAGACGCGTTTGCCGCATCCGCAACGCCGCCATCATCGAAAGCGTCGTGGCCAGGTCGGCGTGCAGCGGTCCCAGCGCGCGCTCGCGGATGCGCTGGGCGCGCATGAGATAGCCGTCGGCGACATCGAGTTCGCCACGATCACGCGTGAGCTCGCCCAGCGACGTGAGCGTTTCGCCAAGGAGCACATCGTCGGGACCGAGCAGGCGTTCGCGCGTGCGCAGCACGTCTTCCAGCAGCACGCGCGCCTCGACGTATTTGCCGAGTGAGGTCTGCACAGTGCCCATGGTTTGCATGAGCCGCGCTTG
This region of Gemmatimonas groenlandica genomic DNA includes:
- a CDS encoding ABC-F family ATP-binding cassette domain-containing protein: MTLLSCSNIGISFGATELLKDITFTVAEGERWGIIGRNGAGKTSIFGVITGDIQPTVGAVARKPGLRHALLDQHRAFEGATTVWQAGAAAWRDVIALEQRIADQAMALGELGDKCTDEMLEKFGHDQERFADLGGYIYHARVDAVLQGLGFDAEESKTRLVSTLSGGERGRVGLAAQLIAPADLLMLDEPTNHLDLDTTTWLQEWLKECDETVLVVSHDRAFMDAVCTNILHIEAKTSEAYKGNYSQFVPQRAERRLTREREVEKQRAYVKKEEEYIRRNLAGVNSFQAKGKRKRLERLPRLAPPVGDPAAMSLEFKIAERGGDQVVSINELRVEVPGRVLVDDFTATLRRNDFIALVGPNGAGKSTFISTMLGDLAPASGEARVGSSITPAWFRQDLADLPLRLSLSDAIQAQRPLWSRGNIQNHLGAFGFSGDEVFREIRTLSGGERARMALALMTLAGANLLVLDEPTNHLDVENIEVLEDALDDFDGTVLLVSHDRAFLRQVATRVWWFDGTRLKDFDGPFDEWEASRARRA